A window of Longimicrobium sp. genomic DNA:
GGACGTGGGCACGGCACGCATCACCGACAAGGGCGAGGAGGGCGGGAGCGCGGCGTCGGCCTTCTTCCTGGCCTACATCGTGGGCTTCCTCACCTACTTCATGATCCTGCTGTACGGGATGAACGTGCTGCGGAGCGTGCTGGAGGAGAAGACCAACAAGATCTCCGAGGTGATCGTCAGCTCCATGAAGGCCAGCCACCTGATGCTGGGGAAGATCATCGGCGTGGGCGCGGTGGCGCTGCTGCAGGTGGCGATCTGGGGGGCCATCATGGGCGTGGCCGCGTCGCGCTCCGACATGCTGACGAAGCGCTTCGGGCTGCCGCCGGGCGCGCTGGACGTGGTGCACGTGCCGCTGGGGACGGTGCTGGCGGTGACGGGCTTCTTCGTGCTCGGCTTCCTGCTCTACGCGGCGCTGTACGCGGCGCTGGGCGCGGCGGTAAACAGCGAGCAGGAGGCGCAGCAGTTCCAGATCCTGGTGATGATGCCGCTGATCGTGCCGGTGGCGCTCGTCTTCCGCATCGTCTCGGACCCGCTGGGGTCGGTGGCCACCACGCTGGGGATGATCCCCTTCACCGCGCCGGTGACGATGGCGATGCGGCTGGCCTCCGCGCCGGTGCCGCCGGTGCAGATCGTCGGCTCGCTGGCGCTGATGGTGGTGACGGTGCTGGCGGTGGCGTGGATCGCCGGGAAGATCTACCGCGTCGGCATCCTGAGCACCGGCAAGCGCCCCACCCTCGCCGAGCTCGGCCAGTGGCTGCGGGCCGCGTGATTGGACGACTGAGTGTCTGGGTGATGCATCCGGGCGGTTCCCGGACTGACGTCATCCTGAGGCTGAGGCCGG
This region includes:
- a CDS encoding ABC transporter permease; this translates as MSEVMTVLRREFLERVRSRSFLLGTILFPVLMAAMWIIPARMGGGGGSRHVVVVDQAPAGVGQTVVQLLTAPQPAGGRDDDAVTFTVDRVARPLAQVKADLIRRVQAKEIDGYLYLPPDFVQSSHAEYRARNVANFSVLSAVQRAATQAAQAARLQAAGLDASQVAALVKRVDVGTARITDKGEEGGSAASAFFLAYIVGFLTYFMILLYGMNVLRSVLEEKTNKISEVIVSSMKASHLMLGKIIGVGAVALLQVAIWGAIMGVAASRSDMLTKRFGLPPGALDVVHVPLGTVLAVTGFFVLGFLLYAALYAALGAAVNSEQEAQQFQILVMMPLIVPVALVFRIVSDPLGSVATTLGMIPFTAPVTMAMRLASAPVPPVQIVGSLALMVVTVLAVAWIAGKIYRVGILSTGKRPTLAELGQWLRAA